A stretch of the Halococcus hamelinensis 100A6 genome encodes the following:
- a CDS encoding PHP-associated domain-containing protein: MSRSVTRIDPHVKILDDRVVRQAKRFGLDVLVYAPHFTPLSEIRERAAAYTDDDLLVVPARELFTGSWRNRRHVLALGLDGPIPDFTTLDGAMAELRVQGAVVLVPHPEFLTVSLDEAAIRRYRDLVDAVEVYNPKHWARHNRRAREIARDLDRPTFGSSYAHRHATVGEVWTEFEARIDTEADLLAAFREAAPRRVRHRDGLVHEARRRAEFAHLGYENSLKKFDRVALPGMEATHPGQPVYENRFDDVAVY, translated from the coding sequence GTGAGTCGTTCCGTCACTCGCATCGACCCTCACGTGAAGATCCTCGACGACCGGGTCGTGCGCCAGGCGAAGCGGTTCGGGCTCGACGTGCTGGTCTACGCACCTCACTTCACCCCTCTGTCCGAGATCCGGGAACGGGCCGCGGCGTACACCGACGACGACCTCCTCGTGGTGCCCGCGCGCGAACTCTTCACCGGGTCGTGGCGAAACCGTCGGCACGTCCTCGCGCTCGGGCTCGACGGTCCGATACCGGATTTCACCACCCTCGACGGCGCGATGGCCGAACTCCGGGTCCAGGGTGCCGTGGTGCTGGTCCCCCATCCCGAGTTCCTGACCGTGAGCCTCGACGAGGCCGCCATCCGTCGGTACCGCGACCTCGTCGACGCCGTCGAGGTCTACAACCCGAAACACTGGGCACGGCACAACCGCCGGGCACGCGAGATCGCCCGTGACCTCGACCGCCCCACGTTCGGCTCGTCGTACGCCCACCGCCACGCCACCGTCGGCGAGGTCTGGACCGAGTTCGAGGCCCGTATCGACACCGAGGCCGACCTCCTCGCGGCGTTCCGCGAGGCCGCACCGCGCCGGGTTCGCCACCGGGATGGGCTGGTCCACGAGGCGCGCCGGCGCGCGGAGTTCGCCCACCTCGGCTACGAGAACAGCCTGAAGAAGTTCGACCGGGTGGCCCTCCCGGGAATGGAGGCCACCCATCCCGGACAGCCGGTCTACGAGAACCGGTTCGACGACGTCGCGGTCTACTGA
- a CDS encoding transcription elongation factor Spt5 yields MGMYAVKTTASQERTVADMIMNREESSVHAALAPESLTSYVMVEADDYAILERVLDEIPHARNLVPGESSIAEVEHFLSPKPDVEGIAESDIVELIAGPFKGEKAQVQRIDEGKDQVTVELYEATVPIPVTVRGDQIRVLDSEER; encoded by the coding sequence ATGGGGATGTACGCCGTCAAGACCACCGCGAGCCAGGAGCGCACCGTCGCGGACATGATCATGAACCGCGAGGAGTCGAGCGTCCACGCCGCGCTCGCCCCCGAGTCGCTCACGAGCTACGTCATGGTCGAGGCCGACGACTACGCGATCCTCGAACGCGTGCTCGATGAGATCCCCCACGCCCGCAACCTCGTCCCCGGCGAGTCCTCGATCGCGGAGGTCGAACACTTCCTCTCGCCGAAACCCGACGTCGAGGGGATCGCCGAGAGCGACATCGTCGAACTCATCGCCGGCCCGTTCAAGGGCGAGAAGGCCCAGGTCCAGCGTATCGACGAGGGCAAGGATCAAGTGACGGTCGAACTCTACGAGGCGACCGTCCCGATCCCCGTCACCGTTCGCGGCGACCAGATCCGCGTGCTCGACAGCGAGGAACGGTAG
- a CDS encoding protein translocase SEC61 complex subunit gamma, which translates to MDIKYDLGSYTRVLKLASTPSWEEFSRIALIAGAGIVLIGFIGYVIFTIMNTLPGLF; encoded by the coding sequence ATGGACATCAAGTACGACCTCGGGAGCTACACTCGGGTGTTGAAGCTCGCGAGCACGCCGTCCTGGGAGGAGTTCTCCCGGATCGCCCTGATCGCCGGGGCGGGTATCGTCCTCATCGGGTTCATCGGGTACGTCATCTTCACCATCATGAACACGCTCCCGGGGCTGTTCTGA
- a CDS encoding NosD domain-containing protein — MNLPRSSERVSNRRVTFLAVLVVVAAAFVGAGVAGAQSGTAIDSCTTIDSPGTYTLDSDLSADSTCIQITASDVTLDGDGHTIEGGSSGVGVEVSGDSTLSGVTVKNVETTGFTRGILFQNAEDGTIAGSTTTDATEGITLLSTDDTTVRGSTATDNALGVELRKASGNTITGTTANDNKYGLHIERGSLHNEFTGDTASGNVFWDFYSDRYSPGVDSDTTVSNLDMGSVTVDLSGTNVGARAEPVTGEGPSGREAVGTGVRTTDYGEGSDISLTIHYADGDTSGLVETSFALFSTDSGDSWSALDSSSVDAGANTVSATGVPHPATVAVFGSAGGSGSSGDPGSSGDTGSSNDSGSAATDTATTTATATATETATPTTTATATPTTTPTATATPTATPTATVTATETPTATRTATATTSTATAAEPSTATTTTATAADTADTTAVSGSGSTTTAGTERATATESNVSAGESGSNASTTSSSNGPGFGPLAALGALLAAAVLAVRRDQ, encoded by the coding sequence ATGAACCTTCCACGGTCGTCGGAACGCGTGTCGAACCGTCGCGTGACGTTCCTCGCGGTGCTCGTCGTGGTCGCGGCGGCGTTCGTCGGTGCGGGCGTCGCCGGCGCGCAGTCCGGTACCGCCATCGATTCGTGTACGACGATAGACTCGCCCGGAACCTACACACTCGATTCCGACCTCTCGGCCGATTCGACCTGCATCCAGATCACCGCGAGCGACGTCACCCTCGACGGCGACGGGCACACGATCGAGGGTGGGAGCTCCGGGGTCGGCGTCGAGGTATCGGGCGATTCGACCCTCTCCGGGGTCACGGTGAAGAACGTCGAGACCACCGGCTTCACCCGCGGCATCCTGTTCCAGAACGCCGAGGACGGGACGATCGCCGGGAGCACGACGACCGACGCGACCGAGGGCATCACGCTCCTCTCGACCGACGACACCACCGTTCGCGGGAGCACGGCCACCGACAACGCGCTCGGGGTCGAACTCCGGAAGGCGAGCGGGAACACCATCACCGGGACCACCGCGAACGACAACAAGTACGGCCTCCACATCGAGCGCGGCAGCCTCCACAACGAGTTCACCGGCGACACCGCCTCGGGGAACGTGTTCTGGGACTTCTACTCCGACCGCTACAGCCCCGGTGTGGACTCCGATACCACCGTCTCGAACCTCGATATGGGTTCGGTCACCGTCGACCTCTCGGGGACGAACGTCGGGGCACGCGCCGAACCGGTCACGGGTGAGGGTCCCTCGGGCCGAGAGGCCGTCGGCACCGGGGTCCGAACCACCGACTACGGCGAGGGGTCCGATATCTCGCTGACGATCCACTACGCCGACGGCGACACCAGCGGTCTCGTCGAGACCTCGTTCGCACTCTTCAGCACCGACAGCGGCGACTCGTGGTCGGCGCTCGACTCCTCGTCGGTCGACGCCGGCGCGAACACCGTCTCGGCCACCGGCGTCCCCCACCCCGCGACCGTCGCGGTGTTCGGTTCCGCGGGCGGTTCGGGGTCGTCCGGCGATCCCGGTTCGTCGGGTGACACCGGTTCGTCGAACGATTCGGGCTCGGCGGCCACCGACACGGCGACCACGACAGCGACGGCCACCGCGACCGAAACGGCGACGCCGACGACCACCGCGACCGCCACTCCGACCACGACACCGACGGCAACCGCCACACCGACAGCTACCCCTACTGCGACGGTAACAGCAACGGAAACGCCTACCGCGACGCGGACCGCGACAGCAACGACGTCGACTGCGACGGCGGCCGAGCCATCAACCGCGACGACGACGACCGCCACGGCGGCGGACACCGCCGACACGACGGCGGTTTCAGGGTCGGGTTCGACCACCACGGCTGGAACTGAACGAGCCACGGCCACCGAATCGAACGTGAGCGCCGGCGAGAGCGGATCGAACGCCAGCACGACATCGTCGAGCAACGGCCCGGGCTTCGGTCCCCTCGCCGCCCTCGGCGCGCTGCTCGCGGCGGCCGTGCTGGCGGTTCGACGCGACCAGTAG
- the ftsZ gene encoding cell division protein FtsZ produces the protein MDSIIEDAIEESDEGQGSGETPAGEKRAGTMSDEELAGVVEDLRTQITVFGCGGAGSNTVTRMAKEGIHGAKLVAANTDAQHLVDQVQADTKILMGRDRTGGRGAGSVPKIGEEAARETIEDIKGAIDSSDMVFVTTGLGGGTGTGSAPVVAEAAQEAGALTIAIATIPFTAEGERRRANADAGLERLRAVSDTVIVVPNDRLLEYAPNLPLQDAFTICDRVLMRSVKGMTELITKPGLVNVDFADVRTVMENGGVAMIGLGESDSENKAQDSIRSALRSPLLDVEFTGASSALVNVVGGPDMSVEEAEGVVEEIYDRIDPDARIIWGASVDESFSGKMETMIVVTGVDSPQIYGRSDLANETAGQVDNDIDYVE, from the coding sequence ATGGATTCGATCATCGAGGACGCCATCGAGGAGTCGGACGAGGGCCAGGGGAGCGGAGAGACGCCGGCTGGCGAGAAGCGGGCCGGCACGATGAGCGACGAGGAGCTCGCGGGCGTCGTCGAGGACCTCAGGACACAGATCACGGTGTTCGGCTGTGGTGGAGCCGGGTCGAACACGGTGACGCGGATGGCCAAGGAAGGGATCCACGGCGCGAAGCTCGTCGCCGCCAACACCGACGCCCAGCACCTCGTCGACCAGGTCCAGGCCGACACCAAGATCCTGATGGGTCGGGATCGAACCGGTGGTCGCGGCGCGGGCTCGGTCCCCAAGATCGGCGAGGAGGCCGCGCGCGAGACGATCGAGGACATCAAGGGCGCGATCGACAGCTCCGACATGGTGTTCGTCACCACCGGACTCGGCGGCGGCACGGGAACCGGCTCCGCGCCGGTGGTCGCCGAGGCCGCCCAGGAGGCCGGTGCGCTCACCATCGCGATCGCCACCATCCCGTTCACCGCCGAGGGCGAGCGCCGGCGGGCGAACGCCGACGCGGGCCTCGAACGCCTTCGTGCGGTCTCGGATACGGTGATCGTCGTCCCGAACGACCGACTCCTCGAATACGCGCCGAACCTCCCGCTCCAGGACGCCTTCACGATCTGTGACCGCGTCCTCATGCGCTCGGTGAAGGGCATGACCGAGCTCATCACCAAACCCGGACTGGTCAACGTCGACTTCGCCGACGTCAGAACCGTCATGGAGAACGGCGGCGTCGCGATGATCGGTCTCGGGGAGTCCGACTCCGAGAACAAGGCCCAGGACTCCATTCGCTCCGCGCTCCGCTCGCCCCTTCTGGACGTCGAGTTCACCGGCGCGAGCTCCGCGTTGGTCAACGTCGTCGGCGGTCCCGACATGAGCGTCGAGGAGGCCGAGGGCGTCGTCGAGGAGATCTACGACCGGATCGACCCCGACGCCCGTATCATCTGGGGCGCGTCGGTCGACGAGAGCTTCTCGGGCAAGATGGAGACCATGATCGTCGTGACGGGCGTCGACTCGCCCCAGATCTACGGTCGCTCGGACCTCGCGAACGAGACCGCCGGTCAGGTCGACAACGACATCGACTACGTCGAGTAA
- a CDS encoding D-aminoacyl-tRNA deacylase, whose amino-acid sequence MIGIVVSRADRASSHIGEHLRDLTDWTTEEDETRAESDGGGTVFRTTGFELREFDALHLEIDGIAEAFDDPDLVVFASKHAGDTGRFLTAHHTGNFGPAEFGGGANAFAEAAPNVHTRVVRVLTEHAPANYDVGMECTHHGPTDVGRPSLFVELGSSEEEWNDPAGARAVAKAILDLDGTDPHRERQVVGFGGGHYVPRFERVVRETDWAVGHVGADWALDAMGAAENHEKVIERAFERSGATRAVVEGTKPELRSVVEDLGYRVVSETWLRETTGVPLAFVAHAEDELGTVDDGLRFGEPARTDGDGVGGAVLERLPSELVAEAEGIDREGAHAVVERHALGFDTHESGTRLADRVLLARADDRDSIVEGFADLLEGKYASVERHDGELVARETAFDPAAAREAGVPEGPEFGALADGEAVTVDGRTIPPEAVHAEHVRRFARRE is encoded by the coding sequence ATGATCGGTATCGTCGTGAGTCGTGCCGACCGAGCGTCGAGCCACATCGGCGAGCACCTCCGCGACCTCACAGACTGGACGACCGAGGAGGACGAAACGCGCGCCGAGAGCGACGGCGGCGGCACCGTCTTTCGCACTACGGGCTTCGAGCTCCGCGAGTTCGACGCGCTCCACCTCGAGATCGACGGGATCGCCGAGGCGTTCGACGACCCCGACCTCGTGGTGTTCGCCTCGAAACACGCCGGCGACACCGGCCGGTTCCTCACGGCCCACCACACCGGGAACTTCGGGCCCGCGGAGTTCGGTGGCGGGGCGAACGCCTTCGCCGAGGCCGCGCCGAACGTTCACACCCGCGTCGTCCGCGTGCTGACCGAGCACGCCCCGGCGAACTACGACGTCGGGATGGAGTGCACCCATCACGGGCCCACCGACGTCGGCCGCCCCTCACTGTTCGTCGAGCTGGGGAGTTCGGAGGAAGAGTGGAACGACCCCGCGGGCGCGCGAGCGGTGGCGAAGGCCATCCTCGACCTCGACGGAACGGACCCACACCGCGAGCGCCAGGTCGTGGGGTTCGGCGGCGGCCACTACGTCCCCCGATTCGAGCGGGTAGTCAGGGAGACCGACTGGGCGGTGGGCCACGTCGGCGCGGACTGGGCCCTCGACGCGATGGGGGCGGCCGAGAACCACGAGAAAGTCATCGAGCGTGCCTTCGAGCGTAGCGGCGCGACCCGAGCCGTCGTCGAGGGAACGAAACCCGAACTCAGGTCGGTCGTCGAGGACCTCGGCTATCGGGTGGTGAGCGAGACGTGGCTCCGGGAGACGACCGGTGTCCCACTCGCGTTCGTCGCACACGCCGAGGACGAACTGGGGACCGTCGACGATGGCCTCCGGTTCGGGGAGCCGGCCCGAACGGACGGGGATGGGGTCGGGGGAGCGGTCCTCGAACGCCTGCCGTCGGAACTGGTGGCGGAGGCCGAGGGCATCGACCGCGAGGGAGCCCACGCGGTCGTCGAACGGCACGCGCTCGGGTTCGACACCCACGAATCGGGAACCCGGCTCGCCGACCGCGTGCTGCTCGCTCGGGCGGACGACCGCGATTCGATCGTCGAGGGGTTCGCCGACCTCCTCGAAGGCAAGTACGCATCCGTCGAACGTCACGATGGCGAGCTGGTCGCCCGGGAGACGGCGTTCGATCCGGCGGCGGCGCGGGAAGCGGGCGTGCCGGAGGGACCGGAGTTCGGGGCGCTCGCCGACGGCGAGGCGGTGACGGTCGACGGCCGGACGATACCGCCCGAGGCGGTCCACGCCGAGCACGTCCGCCGGTTCGCCCGCCGGGAGTGA
- a CDS encoding sodium:calcium antiporter: MFPSPSLPVATVPLDRAGVLVGSFLLLLVGAEVFTNGIEWLGQRLGISESATGSILAALGTALPETLIPVIAILQGGSAADDIGVGAILGAPLLLATVAMFLVGASAYLFAGRRDADEAVRFPPESTERDLSFFLFAYALAVAAAFVPSQPVSMGIAVVLVGLYAVYVYRSVRSGDLADDELDDHYLGRIVERGLEAVGIETERDHASDPHTVLVGLQTLLALGFIVLGARLFVSEIEFFSETVLSVPAAVVSLLLAPLATELPETFNSVLWMARGSDTLALGNITGAMAFQSTIPVTLGLVFTSWDLSFQWGTTGFLNALSAVLALVSGGLVYLRVRSADGRELRPAPFLLGGVLYVGFVAFALYAVLVLGANAA, encoded by the coding sequence GTGTTTCCGTCGCCCTCCCTCCCGGTCGCGACGGTGCCGCTCGACCGGGCGGGGGTCCTCGTGGGGTCGTTTCTCCTCCTGCTCGTCGGTGCCGAGGTCTTCACCAACGGCATCGAGTGGCTCGGCCAGCGCCTCGGCATCTCCGAGAGCGCCACCGGGAGCATCCTCGCGGCGCTCGGCACCGCGCTCCCCGAGACTCTGATTCCCGTGATCGCCATCCTCCAGGGCGGCAGCGCGGCCGACGACATCGGTGTGGGCGCGATCCTCGGCGCGCCGCTGTTGCTCGCCACGGTCGCGATGTTCCTCGTCGGCGCGTCGGCCTACCTCTTCGCCGGTCGCCGGGACGCCGACGAGGCGGTCCGCTTTCCTCCGGAGTCCACCGAACGCGACCTCTCCTTCTTCCTGTTCGCCTACGCCCTCGCGGTGGCCGCGGCGTTCGTTCCCTCACAACCGGTTTCTATGGGAATCGCGGTCGTGCTCGTCGGGCTCTACGCGGTCTACGTCTATCGGTCCGTCAGGAGCGGCGACCTCGCCGACGACGAGCTCGACGACCACTACCTCGGGCGGATCGTCGAGAGGGGCCTCGAAGCGGTCGGTATCGAGACCGAACGCGACCACGCGAGCGACCCCCACACGGTCCTCGTCGGGCTCCAGACCCTCCTGGCGCTCGGGTTCATCGTGCTCGGGGCGCGGCTGTTCGTGTCCGAGATCGAGTTCTTCTCCGAGACGGTGCTCTCGGTGCCGGCGGCGGTGGTCTCGTTGTTGCTCGCGCCGCTGGCCACCGAGCTCCCCGAGACGTTCAACAGCGTGCTCTGGATGGCTCGCGGGAGCGACACCCTCGCGCTCGGGAACATCACCGGGGCGATGGCGTTTCAGAGTACGATCCCCGTCACTCTCGGACTCGTGTTCACCTCCTGGGACCTCTCGTTCCAGTGGGGCACCACCGGCTTCCTCAACGCCCTCTCGGCCGTGCTCGCGCTCGTGAGCGGCGGCCTCGTCTACCTCCGGGTTCGGTCGGCCGACGGTCGCGAGCTCCGACCCGCACCGTTCCTGCTCGGCGGGGTCCTCTACGTCGGGTTCGTGGCGTTCGCGCTCTACGCCGTCCTCGTACTCGGTGCGAACGCTGCGTAG
- a CDS encoding sodium:calcium antiporter, with amino-acid sequence MTSAFVTWLPLAIVSGILGNTVFLVGSFVLLLLGAEIFTNGVEWLGQYLGLGDSATGSILAAVGTALPETLIPVIAILGAYLSGEGSESASDIGVGAILGAPFLLATIAMFLVGVSVLVFSGRRDHGSEFYVNDESTQRDLFFFFVGYVFAVAAAFVTGIATVAIGAFLVFWYGLYLYRTISADDMVEGEEELDPLYLGRIVERLGGDPATDDDGHSEDPAGWTVGLQTLIALALIIGGAQLFVSEVSYFSNQVLSIPAAILSLLLAPFATELPEKFNSIIWIADDKDTLALGNITGAMAFQGTLPVTLGILFTTWDLTLQWGTTGFLNALSAVLALVSAAILYVRARRDTTDSMHPAPFLVGGLFYALFIGIVLYHVFVIGLSGVPAH; translated from the coding sequence ATGACTTCGGCGTTCGTGACTTGGCTTCCCCTTGCTATCGTCTCCGGCATCCTCGGCAACACGGTCTTTCTCGTCGGTTCGTTCGTGCTGCTCCTGCTCGGCGCGGAGATCTTCACTAACGGCGTCGAGTGGCTCGGCCAGTATCTCGGCCTCGGCGACAGCGCGACCGGGAGCATCCTCGCGGCGGTCGGCACCGCGCTCCCCGAGACCCTCATCCCCGTCATCGCCATCCTCGGCGCGTACCTCTCGGGCGAGGGCAGCGAGTCCGCGAGCGACATCGGCGTCGGCGCGATCCTCGGTGCCCCGTTCTTGCTCGCCACGATCGCGATGTTCCTCGTCGGGGTGAGCGTGCTGGTCTTCAGCGGTCGGCGCGACCACGGCAGCGAGTTCTACGTCAACGACGAGTCCACCCAGCGCGACCTCTTCTTCTTCTTCGTCGGCTACGTGTTCGCGGTGGCCGCGGCGTTCGTCACCGGTATCGCGACGGTCGCCATCGGCGCGTTCCTGGTCTTCTGGTACGGCCTCTACCTCTATCGCACCATCAGCGCCGACGACATGGTCGAGGGCGAGGAGGAGCTCGACCCGCTCTATCTCGGTCGGATCGTCGAGCGGCTGGGTGGCGACCCGGCCACCGACGACGACGGCCACAGCGAGGACCCCGCCGGCTGGACCGTCGGGCTCCAGACCCTGATCGCGCTCGCGCTGATCATCGGCGGCGCACAGCTGTTCGTCAGCGAGGTGAGCTACTTCTCGAACCAGGTCCTCTCGATCCCCGCCGCGATCCTCTCGCTCCTGCTCGCGCCGTTCGCCACCGAACTCCCCGAGAAGTTCAACAGCATCATCTGGATCGCCGACGACAAGGACACCCTCGCGCTCGGGAACATCACCGGGGCGATGGCGTTTCAGGGCACCCTGCCGGTGACCCTCGGGATCCTCTTCACCACCTGGGACCTCACCCTCCAGTGGGGGACGACCGGCTTCCTCAACGCCCTCTCGGCCGTGCTCGCGCTCGTGAGCGCCGCGATCCTCTACGTTCGGGCGCGTCGCGACACCACGGACTCGATGCATCCAGCCCCGTTCCTGGTCGGCGGGCTGTTCTACGCCCTCTTCATCGGTATCGTGCTCTATCACGTCTTCGTGATCGGGCTCTCGGGCGTGCCCGCACACTGA
- a CDS encoding type II toxin-antitoxin system RatA family toxin, giving the protein MNTIDISTVVYLPPEEVYDVLIDFPRYPRYSEHLRGVDRQGDGSAGTTYDLHFAWWKLTYTARSRVTDTDPPNRIDWRVVKDIDASGYWLVEEHEPPEDREHASKVHFRVEYDTDSVNPSNFDLPRLVSLSWVVEKVKPVIEREGQRVVERVVADIEGERRPVDLDIETT; this is encoded by the coding sequence GTGAACACCATCGATATCAGCACGGTCGTCTACCTCCCGCCGGAGGAGGTCTACGACGTGCTTATCGACTTTCCACGGTATCCGCGCTACTCGGAGCACCTGCGTGGGGTCGACCGCCAGGGCGACGGCTCGGCGGGCACGACCTACGACCTCCACTTCGCGTGGTGGAAACTCACCTACACCGCGCGCTCGCGGGTCACCGACACCGACCCGCCCAACCGTATCGACTGGCGGGTCGTGAAGGACATCGACGCCAGCGGCTACTGGCTGGTCGAGGAGCACGAACCGCCGGAGGACCGCGAACATGCCTCGAAAGTCCACTTCCGGGTCGAGTACGACACGGACTCGGTGAACCCCTCGAACTTCGACCTCCCCCGACTGGTCTCGCTGTCGTGGGTGGTCGAGAAGGTCAAACCCGTCATCGAGCGCGAGGGCCAACGCGTCGTCGAACGCGTCGTCGCCGACATCGAGGGCGAGCGCCGACCCGTCGACCTCGACATCGAGACGACCTAA
- a CDS encoding NosD domain-containing protein yields MNALPAGPNSNQSVFAAVVLAALAVLALAVAPVGLAGAQPTGATPVNSCITIDTPGRYVLTGNVTGDVAGEDEACIEVTSGNVTLDGAGHSVTGSGTGHGVEVDGAAKPVTNVTVERLHANEWTVGVFLLGVDDSTVRNVIANGTISGVSLAQSSENRIVDATAYGNSIGVAVGGTSHDNTVRNAVAVENKWGIHFERESGNNTVRDSVARNNTNWDYYSMRNRGPNEVSNLELSTATLSFTERNVAFRSITDPPALPAGTANRGAYVEAFAAAGQSSLSLTMDDGAGGGAATLWRATQGSWSRVPGATSDGGTVSGATLTEFGIFGALSDSGNGGPANVTTSGSPSVQRTMTTVPGSAATNTATSATTGATAATAPDSNATGVDVEANGSTTSTESTDRAGSEPGTATSDESGTDTAAPETGDAGGLLSSTVGWAKVLFAAAALVALVLLGTVVVIRHRRGRNRGF; encoded by the coding sequence ATGAACGCCCTCCCTGCCGGTCCGAACAGCAATCAGAGCGTATTTGCCGCCGTCGTCCTCGCGGCGCTCGCCGTCCTCGCCCTCGCCGTCGCCCCGGTCGGCCTCGCGGGCGCACAGCCCACCGGCGCGACCCCGGTGAACTCGTGTATCACCATCGACACCCCGGGACGGTACGTCCTCACGGGGAACGTCACGGGCGACGTCGCCGGCGAGGACGAGGCCTGCATCGAGGTCACGAGCGGCAACGTCACTCTCGACGGCGCGGGCCACTCGGTCACGGGGAGCGGGACGGGCCACGGCGTCGAGGTCGACGGTGCCGCGAAGCCGGTCACGAACGTCACCGTCGAGCGCCTCCACGCGAACGAGTGGACGGTCGGGGTGTTCCTGCTCGGGGTGGACGACAGCACGGTCCGGAACGTCATCGCGAACGGTACGATATCGGGGGTCTCGCTCGCACAGTCGAGTGAGAACCGGATCGTCGACGCCACCGCCTACGGTAACTCGATCGGGGTCGCGGTCGGCGGGACGAGCCACGACAACACGGTGCGGAACGCGGTCGCGGTCGAGAACAAGTGGGGGATCCACTTCGAGCGCGAGAGCGGGAACAACACCGTGCGGGACAGCGTCGCGCGCAACAACACCAACTGGGACTACTACTCGATGCGCAACCGCGGGCCGAACGAGGTCTCGAACCTCGAACTCTCGACGGCCACCCTCTCGTTCACCGAACGGAACGTGGCCTTCAGGTCCATCACCGACCCGCCCGCGCTCCCCGCCGGTACCGCGAACCGCGGGGCCTACGTCGAGGCGTTCGCCGCCGCCGGTCAGTCCTCGCTCTCGCTGACGATGGACGACGGGGCGGGCGGCGGTGCGGCCACCCTCTGGCGCGCGACCCAGGGGAGCTGGTCGCGGGTGCCGGGCGCGACGAGCGACGGCGGCACCGTCTCGGGGGCCACCCTCACGGAGTTCGGGATCTTCGGCGCGCTCTCGGACAGCGGCAACGGCGGGCCGGCGAACGTGACGACCAGCGGCTCGCCGTCGGTCCAGCGCACGATGACCACCGTTCCGGGAAGCGCCGCCACGAACACGGCGACCTCGGCCACCACCGGCGCGACGGCGGCCACTGCCCCTGACTCGAACGCCACGGGGGTCGACGTGGAAGCCAACGGATCGACGACCTCAACCGAGAGCACCGACCGAGCGGGGTCCGAGCCGGGGACGGCCACGTCGGACGAGTCGGGGACTGATACGGCGGCCCCCGAAACCGGGGACGCGGGCGGCCTCCTCTCCTCGACCGTCGGCTGGGCCAAGGTCCTCTTCGCCGCGGCGGCGCTCGTCGCGCTGGTCCTGCTCGGGACGGTCGTCGTCATCCGCCACCGTCGCGGCCGGAATCGCGGGTTCTGA